CCGTGACCGTAAACCAGATGAATGTGCTGCGCGCCGACATGCTTCGCGGCGTCAATCACGTGTTGCACCATCGGCTTCCCGGCCAGAGTGTGCAGCACTTTTGGAAGATCGGAGTACATGCGCGTGCCTTTGCCAGCGGCAAGGATCACAACGCTCATAGCATGGCTAGACATAGTCGTCCTGTCTTATGAAAGTGAATGAAGTAAAGCGATTTAGCGCCCGAAATTCTACATATTTTTCAGCATAAAACGGGCTGCTGGAAAATCGCCGCTTTAAGCCTGTTTTACCACGTTATACAGCCGCGTAATGCATGTCGGAAGGCGTAAAAAGAGAGCGTAAACGCTTTCTGGCGTCTTATCATTCATAAAAACAATGAGATGCCGTTTTTTTGCGTCTGGAATAAAGCGCGGTAAATGCCGACTAAAATCCAGCAAACATACGTCCTTGCGTATAACGCAGACATAAAAAAAGCCAGCCGGGTCGCCCTGGCTGGCTTTTTAACTTTCAAGCCGGTGTTACATCGCTTTTTTGGTCAACTCGATAACGCGCAGTTTGGCGATCGCCTTGGCCAGCTCAGTAGAAGCCTGAGCGTAGTCCACGTCACCGTGGGAGCTACGGATATGGTCTTCCGCTTTACGCTTCGCTTCCAGGGCTCGCGCTTCGTCGAGATCCTGGCCGCGAATCGCGGTGTCAGCCAGCACGGTTACGTTGCCCGGCTGCACTTCCAGCACGCCGCCGGAGAGATAGATATACTCTTCGTGGCCGTGCTGTTTCACGATGCGGATCATACCAGGCTTAATGGCGGTGAGCAGCGGCGCGTGGCCCGGGTAAATACCCAGTTCACCTTCGCTACCCGTAACCTGGATTTTCTCGACCAGACCAGAGAACATCTGTTTCTCTGCGCTGACGACATCCAGGTGGTAAGTCATTGCCATGTCACCCTCCGATTAAGGCGTTAAAGTTTTTTGGCTTTTTCCACGGCTTCATCAATGGAGCCAACCATGTAGAACGCCTGCTCCGGCAGATGATCGTATTCACCTTCCATGATGCCTTTAAAGCCACGGATGGTGTCTTTCAGCGATACGTATTTGCCCGGCGCGCCGGTAAACACTTCTGCCACGAAGAACGGCTGTGACAGGAAACGCTGAATTTTACGAGCACGAGCAACAACCAGTTTGTCTTCTTCAGACAGCTCGTCCATACCGAGGATGGCGATGATGTCTTTCAGCTCCTGGTAACGCTGCAGGATGGACTGTACGCCGCGAGCGGTGTCGTAGTGCTCCTGGCCTACTACCAGCGGGTCCAGCTGACGGCTGGTGGAATCCAGCGGGTCAACGGCCGGGTAGATACCCAGGGAAGCAATCTGACGGCTCAGTACCACAGTTGCGTCAAGGTGCGCAAAGGTGGTGGCTGGTGACGGGTCAGTCAAGTCATCCGCCGGTACGTATACCGCCTGTACGGAGGTGATAGAACCGGTTTTGGTGGAGGTGATACGCTCCTGCAGAACACCCATCTCTTCCGCCAGGGTCGGCTGATAACCTACCGCTGAAGGCATACGGCCCAGCAGTGCGGATACTTCAGTACCGGCCAGGGTGTAACGGTAGATGTTGTCGACGAACAGCAGA
This sequence is a window from Cronobacter sakazakii. Protein-coding genes within it:
- a CDS encoding F0F1 ATP synthase subunit epsilon encodes the protein MAMTYHLDVVSAEKQMFSGLVEKIQVTGSEGELGIYPGHAPLLTAIKPGMIRIVKQHGHEEYIYLSGGVLEVQPGNVTVLADTAIRGQDLDEARALEAKRKAEDHIRSSHGDVDYAQASTELAKAIAKLRVIELTKKAM